Proteins encoded within one genomic window of Brienomyrus brachyistius isolate T26 chromosome 22, BBRACH_0.4, whole genome shotgun sequence:
- the LOC125717628 gene encoding GRIP and coiled-coil domain-containing protein-like isoform X1 — MITGDDLEYHDDHVCEKETPVKLTGVDTLEYYNDSPAGQTPDYDDVTDNQTNDYDDVTDSQTNDYDDVSEQHHPDSQPDLHHSHPVGHMTELSFVQQGGAA, encoded by the exons ATGATCACTGGTGACGACCTAGAATACCATGATGACCATGTTTGTGAGAAAGAGACTCCAGTAAAGTTGACAG GGGTAGATACCCTGGAGTACTACAATGACAGCCCAGCAGGTCAGACACCTGACTATGATGATGTCACTGACAACCAGACCAATGACTATGATGATGTCACTGACAGCCAGACCAATGACTATGATGACGTCTCTGAGCAGCATCACCCTGACTCTCAGCCAG ATCTCCACCACAGTCACCCTGTAGGACACATGACTGAGCTGTCGTTCGTCCAACAAGGGGGGGCTGCCTAA
- the LOC125717628 gene encoding GRIP and coiled-coil domain-containing protein-like isoform X2 codes for MITGDDLEYHDDHVCEKETPVKLTGVDTLEYYNDSPAGQTPDYDDVTDNQTNDYDDVTDSQTNDYDDVSEQHHPDSQPGLCVCVPL; via the exons ATGATCACTGGTGACGACCTAGAATACCATGATGACCATGTTTGTGAGAAAGAGACTCCAGTAAAGTTGACAG GGGTAGATACCCTGGAGTACTACAATGACAGCCCAGCAGGTCAGACACCTGACTATGATGATGTCACTGACAACCAGACCAATGACTATGATGATGTCACTGACAGCCAGACCAATGACTATGATGACGTCTCTGAGCAGCATCACCCTGACTCTCAGCCAG gtctgtgtgtctgtgtgcctctctGA
- the LOC125717565 gene encoding medium-chain acyl-CoA ligase ACSF2, mitochondrial-like, producing MSARTAFAPFKSRIIFSKRAQVLWGLWKSGGLKYQACRTLHVDTPPCIPTVTTSYVHGTSSFSLLSCTVPQALQATVDRWPDREAVVFLKDDIRKTFAQFQQDVDQAAAGLLALGLKKGDKLGMWGPNIYEWILFQFATAKAGIVLVSVNPAYQLQEVEFALRKVQCHAVVCPTQFKTQKYYEMLRKICPEMETARQGVFKSGRLPDMRMVVLTDSRQPGALHVDDVFQAGGSEELKELEALQKKLSCDDPINIQFTSGTTGNPKGAALSHHNIVNNSYFTGRRIGFDWRPQVRVCVPVPLYHTFGAVCGDMCMAVHGVTLVFPSPGYDGRANLEVIQNERCTFVFGTPTMYIDMLGQYDQNKHDLSSLEAGIMGGSPCPTEVMKKAMNVMNIKELVIAYGTTENSPVTFLSFPRDNLEQKTKTVGCVMPHMEAKIINPVSGEVVPLGISGELLIRGYCVMLEYYNDDAKTQEVIGKDRWYRTGDIASLDQYGYCRIEGRIKDMIIRGGENIYPAEIEQFLHKHPKVHEAQVVGVKDERMGEEVCACIKLKEGVDCTPEDIKAYCTGQIAHFKIPRYIVFVQEYPVTVTGKIQKNKLRVQMEKKLGL from the exons ATGTCAGCCAGGACTGCGTTTGCACCCTTTAAGTCCAGGATAATTTTTTCTAAGCGTGCACAAGTTTTGTGGGGGCTCTGGAAGTCTGGAGGTCTGAAATATCAGGCGTGTCG GACCCTACATGTGGACACCCCCCCCTGCATACCCACGGTCACCACCAGCTATGTGCATGGCACCTCCAGCTTCTCCCTCCTCTCCTGCACCGTGCCCCAGGCCCTGCAGGCGACAGTGGACCGCTGGCCGGATCGCGAAGCCGTGGTGTTCCTGAAGGATGACATCCGGAAGACCTTTGCACAGTTCCAGCAGGAC GTGGACCAGGCAGCCGCAGGTCTACTGGCTCTGGGGCTGAAGAAGGGTGACAAGCTCGGCATGTGGGGGCCAAATATTTACGAGTGGATCCTGTTTCAATTTGCCACAGCGAAGGCTGGAATCGTGCTG GTGTCTGTGAACCCAGCCTATCAGCTGCAGGAGGTGGAGTTTGCGCTGAGGAAG GTACAGTGCCACGCAGTGGTGTGCCCGACCCAGTTCAAGACGCAGAAGTACTACGAGATGCTGAGGAAGATCTGCCCGGAGATGGAGACGGCCAGGCAAGGAGTCTTCAAGAGTGGCAG GCTGCCAGACATGCGTATGGTGGTCCTGACTGACAGTCGCCAGCCGGGGGCGCTCCACGTGGACGACGTCTTCCAGGCAGGGGGCAGTGAGGAGCTGAAGGAGCTGGAGGCCCTGCAGAAGAAGCTGTCCTGCGATGATCCCATCAACATCCAGTTCACATCG GGAACAACCGGGAATCCCAAAGGCGCTGCTTTGTCTCACCACAACATCGTCAACAACTCCTACTTCACTGGTCGACGCATTGGGTTTGACTGGCGG CCTCAGGTCAGAGTGTGTGTGCCGGTGCCCCTGTACCACACCTTCGGTGCCGTCTGCGGGGACATGTGCATGGCAGTGCATGGGGTGACACTTGTCTTCCCGTCACCTGGGTACGATGGACGCGCCAACCTGGAGGTCATTCAGAATGAGAG GTGCACCTTTGTCTTCGGGACGCCCACCATGTACATCGACATGCTGGGCCAGTATGACCAGAACAAGCATGACCTGTCATCTCTGGAGGCTG GGATAATGGGTGGTTCTCCGTGTCCTACTGAAGTCATGAAGAAAGCCATGAACGTCATGAATATCAAGGAACTGGTG aTTGCCTACGGCACCACGGAGAACAGTCCTGTGACATTCCTCAGCTTTCCCCGGGACAACCTGGAGCAGAAAACCAAGACCGTGGGCTGTGTCATGCCCCATATGGAG GCCAAAATCATAAACCCCGTGTCTGGGGAGGTAGTGCCGCTTGGAATCTCGGGAGAGCTGCTGATAAGGGGCTACTGTGTGATGCTGGAATACTACAACGACGATGCCAAAACGCAGGAGGTCATCGGGAAGGACCGCTGGTACAGGACCGG GGACATCGCAAGCTTGGACCAGTACGGGTACTGCCGCATCGAGGGCCGCATAAAGGACATGATCATCCGCGGTGGGGAGAACATCTACCCAGCTGAGATCGAGCAGTTTCTGCATAAACACCCCAAAGTGCACGAGGCACAG gtggtcGGGGTGAAGGATGAGAGGATGGGAGAAGAGGTGTGTGCATGCATCAAGCTGAAGGAAGGAGTGGACTGTACCCCAGAAGACATCAAAGCCTACTGCACGGGTCAG ATTGCCCATTTTAAGATCCCCCGCTATATAGTGTTTGTGCAGGAATatccagtcacagtcacaggaaAG ATTCAGAAGAACAAACTGCGTGTGCAGATGGAGAAGAAGCTGGGGCTGTAA